From the genome of Solanum pennellii chromosome 6, SPENNV200:
agttaaaattaGTCGTTAAAATAAGAAACAATAAAGTAAAAAGAACATGTGATGAGAATCAAATATACCGTATATGAACttattttctttaagaaaataattataaaattaaattagctatatttttccctttcattaaaaaaaagagttatgTAAATCATTTGTATATTAACGTGATATATATGAGttaatttaataacaaaagaagtatatcaacattaaataaataggaaagtttaggggtatataagaaattttttcttataatgtGATGTGTAcgttttcttaaaaaaagttaatatcacattttgtccgtctactttattttttataatttgattaaCTAGTATTGAAAATGTGTAGTGATAAGATAAACAATTGTTAAATTAAACAAACACTATTATCATTTCCCCTACCTAAAAGGATTTGAATATTATAACAACCAAAAAGTCATAAGAGAAGGACAACCAATAGTTAACCTTAAACTAATGCACAGACCATTAGAAGAACCCTTTTtagatttaaaagaaaagaaaagaaaagaacctAATTGAATAATTTGGTATAATGATATGTGCTAGCTACAGTATATTaaagacaaattaaaaaaaaatctgtatattttaatttggcATTTCTCttgcgttttttttttttttgtgtgtattttaCTTCTATacatttatgattatattattctTGTTGAATTCGAGTAGGTTAACCGTAggatttatattatattttatgtgtataGTAGTGCAAAAGATAAAACCTACAAAACTTTATACTATTATAAGATCATAattcttaaattaattataaattaattttaagtctgatagaataaaataaatgtatttaaattaaatgtgtACTATATTTGATTAACGATATAAATTTACTCTGATTTTTTTCAATCAATGAAacacaataaaaatttaattctaaacttaatcttgaaatattttatattagatACTAAATAATCCCTAATCTTAAAATTTATGGCTGTAAAGTTTGTGGCGGTGGATTTGGATTTGTTTTAGTCACGCCTTACATGTTTGGACTAGAAAACTCCTAATCTGACATGACTTGCCATTTAATTTGGTTCACTAATCCTCTCTTGTCATAATTGTCTTTAATTTAGTCAAAACTTTTTAGTTTTGGAcaataataatttgtttattgACTGTGTTTAATCTCATGTAGAGCCGTTAATATGAGTTAGGTCTGTTGGGTCGGCTTGGCCTAACCCAAAATTTAATAGGGTTGGGCTAAGATTTTTAAAACTCATTTAAGAAAAGAGTTTTTTAGCCCAGCCTAAATAAGTCTGCTCATTGGGGGGCTTGTAGGGTCGGCCCGTGggtcaataaaaattaattaaaaatataatatagtattaaaatttaaaaataaagagagtccaaaatcaaaacaattagtttaatatttctatttacatatttatacttttagttgaaaaacaaattaataaatatcaaggaacatgcacaagtaccccctagactatgaccaaaatcccagagacacacgtTAACTAAACTAATGTtttattaccccctgaacttttttttttaaattttatacacttTTTGTCTTATGTGGCACTCTATGTGACTCCACGCAATAGAGGCGCGTCGGAGATATTTGAATGTCACGTAAGCCAAAGaagtacacaaaattacaaaaaaaaagttcaggggggtaatacgaccttagtaaggtgtgtctttgtaatttcggtcatagtcttgAGGGTACTTGTTCATTtccctaaatattataaagataattttatttgtgaatttgattaacaagtagtgacattaaggtctcatttgttttcattaagattaaggCGTCTGAATTTGAATACGCGcttaaatattaagatgtgcaatgtgtaaatctaaataaatatctgaatatttaaatattgtctcttaatatgaacactaaattattgggacagtttgttttcaatatatgaatgcacatatgaaattaaacattatatcaataaaatattatcaaaacattgttagtaaaattgtttttttatataaaataatattgtgaaCATTTTTTACCGtaacaaggtaatatgatttattttttaagaactcaacatcaagttacatcattaatataactATCTTTTGCACTCAAAATACtttgagaatctaatataatgcaatttaaaattgtttatatagagtagtaaatatatagtttagaaaactattttattttattttattatagaaatttattattgttatcgatcatataattaattctttcttatttttttgaaaccGTCCTAAATATTCTATCATGGAgtgcttatcaattcaaatatattgattaatttatgaaactaaaagatgtatattaagttaatatgaataaaggaaattataatggcaagcatgtaattaaatattaattaaataagaaaacaacttttatgagttgttgtgatttagttgaattaagatAGGAGTCTCAATTTTTAGTCTGAATAGTGTTAATGGTGTGTtacagatctgattcattcatatatatccagacccattaagagacttataaaaaaataaaacaaacgaacttaatgaattgaatctgaataattaagatccAGTTCTTAAAAACAAACACATGAGgcaaatctgaatgattaagattcaaaaacaaatgaggcctaacataatgtaatattgttttgtcgatatttatgataatatttttaaattataatttataatttaatttaataattataaaaaaaataattttttaaaaaatggctGACCCagcaagcctgtagcccacgtatTTGTGGACTGGACCGACCATTTTCTGACCCACACCAATAATGGGCTAGCCCGAcctgacccgtaaaatgtcaaagcctgtAGGAATTAGCTCGAATAGAATGGGCTAGctcatattgacagctctaatcTCATGTTAGAGTTTTTCATTTGTCGTCAAATATAGTTTAAATacctttttaattgttttaatgaGGAAAAAATAATGTAACCACTTGTTTAGCTAGTTCTGCGGTACAAATGATATTTCAACCTAGCTATAATtgaattctaatttttaaatattaatcgatgaatatatcatattcGTCAATGTCACCCATCTTTGCTCAAATTTCCAAAAACCTTCTCTAATCCAATGTTGGAGTTTTGTAAAAAAGTTTATGCtacaaaagcaaaaaaaaaaaataatgaatataattatcaGAGTAGTATTTTGACAGGAGGAATTGTAATTAATTAGCATGATGTTCTTGGAGTttgttaaattttcttttatcccACCCTTTTAGGTGCCAATTACACTAAAAGATTAAAGTGGTTCTAAGAATCTACAATTTATTAGTTCCAACAAATAAATTTGCTGctaagataaattaaaattaacaaaatcGAAAAGTCATCTCCtacaaatagaaaagaaaattgacTAGACAATTTCGTCATAATTTAAACAGAATgatagaagaacataaaagtttGTAaactttatgattttaattttccatgaaattataatcaattttaataatttgattcacaattaaaaaaatacttagacatattgaatgattttgaaatataaatacaaatacaagtactgaattttattaaaattctcATAGTTGATGATCTAGCAAGCTCTGCCTTGCTCTAACAAGTACCTTGACAGAAGTATCGATCACTTATTTTACTATTTAAGTATCATGACgtataaattatatacaaatacataattttattaaaattctaatagTTGATGATCTAGCAAGCTCTGTCTTGCTCTAACAAGTACCTTGACAGAAGCTTCGACcatttatttaactatttaagtATCAtgacatataaattatatacaattaaagctcattttattttgtttttttaaaaaaaaaataaaaatcaattaaaatgtaTATGTCAATACCcatcaaataaaacaaaaacaaccaaAAAGATAAGGTATACTTACTTAAAAaacacacaaaatttaaaagcaAGTAGAATTGAGTACTTATAGTATATAAAAGAAAGCCGTTTACGTTGCAATGGGTGGCTGGTGGGACCAATTGCAAGCTCACAAATTCCACAATAATTAGTATTGGACGGTTCAAAATAACAttaacttacaaaaaaaattaaattcttcttattttttcttccaTAAATACCTATCCATTTACAGTCACTTCTtatcaaatcaaaacaatttcattttttctttagcAAAGGAAAGATGACTAAAGAAGTAACAGATTTTTCAGCAAAAGACTATACTGACCCTCCACCAGCACCATTAGTAGACTTTGAAGAATTAAGACAATGGTCATTTTACAGGGCTATTATTGCTGAATTTATAGCCACTTTGTTGTTCCTTTATGTTACTATTTTGACAGTAATTGGGTACAAACACCAAGCAGATGTAGATGCTGGAGGTGATGTTTGTGGTGGAGTTGGTATTCTTGGTATTGCTTGGGCTTTTGGTGGCATGATTTTCATTCTTGTCTACTGCACCGCCGGTATCTCTGGTAAGTTATCAAAAAGTtatcatttataataatttgacggtatattttttttttaattagtttaatttagtTCTTTTCGTAATATAGAAGGGAAGTTGTTTTTCTctgtttttagttttattttgttttattatgttGAATAATTTGACCTCAGtttaattgaaaataagttattttgaaattaattatattaaaattagttatttcaaaattattatatcattctTAATGcggaataaaaataacactacaTGTAAGAAATAAACTAATATTGTGATTTTATTCCAACTAATGGTAGAAAATAACCTCGAGATTAATCATCTTTATCCCTCCTATTGAAATTCAGAAAAATGTTTTATGATTTCTGGTATTTGATTggttaaacaatttttttgaaaaaatagggaaaatgactttggaaataaaaaaaaaaaatcacaagtcACAACAACTCATATGATAGTATTTATTAAGGTGGAGAAATTAAAAAGGGAGAAAAGGAGGAATTACTCTTtccaaaattaaatttcttgttACATGTTTGATCATGGATCTTATCTAATCATACAGGAGGACACATCAACCCAGCAGTGACATTTGGGCTGTTTTTGGCAAGAAAAGTATCACTAATCAGAGCAGTATTGTACATGGTAGCACAATGTTTGGGTGCCATTTGTGGTGTTGGGTTTGTCAAAGCTTTTCAATCAGCTTATTATAATAgatatggtggtggtgttaatGTCATGGCTGGTGGTCATAGCAAGGGTGTTGGATTAGGTGCTGAAATCATTGGTACCTTTGTTTTGGTCTACACTGTCTTCTCTGCCACCGACCCCAAGAGGAATGCCAGAGACTCCCACGTACCCGTAAGTATATATTCCGAGTTTAAATTTTATGCACTGACGTGACAATATTATAATCTAATGTTTTAATGTTGATATATAGGTGTTGGCACCACTTCCAATTGGATTTGCTGTGTTCATGGTACATTTAGCCACTATACCAGTTACTGGAACTGGCATTAATCCAGCTAGGAGTTTTGGTGCTGCTGTTATTTTCAATGGTGACAAGGCGTGGGACGAACACTGGATTTTCTGGGTTGGTCCATTTATTGGAGCGTTCATCGCGGCCTTCTACCACCAGTTTGTCCTCCGTGCAGGCGCAATTAAAGCTCTAGGTTCATTCAGGAGCAATGCCTGatttcaaatttcatcaatccaatgaataagaagaagaaaaaaaaatgtacataataagaaggaaaaaaaagtgtTTGTTTTTTTATCCTATGAATTCCCCTTCTCTTTTGTGTATTTGTTTTCCCATCAAATCTTGTTTGtatctttaaattattattaaacttaAATGTTGTGTTACAAAGTTTAAGTTCGATCAATAGTTTCAACTCACATTGTTGTAACCGAAATCGTctctttaaaattttcaaatttaaccGAAATCATCCCTCTATTAATTTGTccatattagtaaaaaaaaagggggaaagggtttgaaatatttcaacttTGACCGAAATTGTTGTAACAATATCGAACTTTAGCAAGAATATTTTACTCTCTGCaatatttaatagtgtattttaaaggtatatatatgtcaacgtggacacattactatttatattaaCGGAAAAGATCCTAAAATATCCTTGAAGTAtcagaaatggtacaaaattatcctccatccacctattgactccaaaatacccttctcatccacctattgactccaaaatacccctcTCATACACCTTTGGCTTCAAAAttaaccacttatttaacgattttaaatttaaactatttaaatatttttttagtacacgaaattcaactattttttataatttaacttattaatataatttattaaccaATCTACTACTCACCCACTAATTAAATcacacccaattaataaatttaGTCCCAAGCCTtaaaggtataaaatattaacaaaaattctaaaacgatatataaaattttataccaaaaacggcaaaatcgctggaacaatAGCGATTTCCTTCCCcggaaaaaagcaaaatcgctgctactgcagcgattttgcaaaatgtcatttttttttaaaaaaaaaatcacattttgcgAAATCCCGACGAAGGAAATCACTGTCGTTCCAGTGATTTTGCCGTTTTAGttagtataaaattttatataccgttttaaaatttttgttaatattttataacctTTAGGCTCCAAATTTTTAATAAACCCGTTCCATTACTAATGAACAACAAGAAAGCTACTACAAATGAgtgtttcaaaaaaattgaggtGAAAATGTTTATAGAAttacattatcatacattcaagtccataatcaaaattataattcaagtgtctaaataataATGactgataaacttaaaagtcagactatgttcatcttaattattcattcgcctcaattatgtgatgttacttattagataactttttaaaaaaagaatatattaaagttttaatatttaaaacaaataataaatattgaaaattatattaataaatatttaaaaaattatatttaaaagtgcatgaattaattcgagaGGTGCTACTTCTTTATCTTTAATCATAATTTTCGAATTCAAGCTTGAAACAAAATCCttttgaaagtgtcctcctaaataagtggctcaacctaaatttaattggggcttcatTCGGActcaataattttgaatgtcattttcaggaattgGTAATTTCGTCGTGCTTTAGTAGTGTTTAGAgtgattttgatattagaaattatttgttaattgaGAGGGgcttaattagtaatgggtgggtagtgggttagtttataaattatattaataaattaaattatatccaatagttgagcgccaattattttaaaaaatatttaaatagttgaaatttgaaaccgttaaataagtagTCAATTTTGAAtgcaaaggtggatgacaagggtattttggagccaataagtgggtgaaaagggtattttggagccaataggtgaatGGACGGtatttttgtaccattttcaatactttgagggtattttaggtccTTTTCCGTTATATTAATGCAATATTTATGACGTCCACGTAAACACATATGTACCTTTAAGATACTGGCTATTGCATCCTTCCCTGCCACAGTGCTTCAACAACAAATTCTTAGCGACCAACTGCCCTACAACCAAGAACGACATgaacactattaaatagtgcaagAGTAAAAAGTCATTTTCAAAGTTCGATATTGTTACAATAATTTCAGTTAAAATTCgaatatatttcatattctttttcctaaaaaaacTAATCATAAACATGATCATTATTAGTAGGGTCTAATTAATTGACAATATGTTGCTTTGAACATAAGAGTTGCTAATAGGAAGATgtttgagaaaaagaaagattaatgCCTAATCACTTTGAAACAAAGCAATAATAAGTACTAGTAAAATCAAAGAAAGCAATGTTGCTGCCTTGTTGGCATGGactttctaataataataataataataataataataataataataataataataataataatatattttctctgGTTCAGAAAGTATGACCTAGTTTGATTTGaaacgaagtttaagaaaataattttttttgaagttaaaatgttgctaaaaaaaaagaaaaataatcattctgttgaaaaaaaactaaaaaggaaattaacttcttctttttcaaacGAATGAAGTAATTATATCAagagaaatattaattttttagaaCTGAAATAGTAAAGTTTGCAAATAGCTACTACTCATGTCAAATTTTTATGCACAAATATTAAGGGCAACTcagtatgttatgtatttcaTGTTTATAAGGGTCTGAAGAAGGATCACACTCCTAAGAGTAGTAATTTAAACAAGCTATTCTCATGTAAGTATCATCATCTAGAAGTATTTAGTGATAAATTTAGTAAGAATTGAATAGACAAGACAAGGTTTAATTTTCCCCAAGCTAATACCTTTTCAGCCTaacttacttttcttttttcttgattGATGTCTCTAACTTGTGGTCTACAAGCACCTAGCTTGTAGGTACATTTCTCTCTATCCATCTCTTGTGGGTGTCATTGTCATGAggaccaaaaaataaataaatgtaaaattGTAAACAAGTTCCTAAACCTATAGCCTTATCCAAAACCACTTAAATAATTGTAATGAAGTAATGCAGTACCAAATAGTGGAGTTAAAATATTCATAGGACTATGACAACAAAATTTGGCTCTATTATTCGTGATACTATCCGAAAATGCTATGATGATTGACATATTTTACATTTTGTAATCCTCTTTTAccaattttgagaaaattagcATTCTGtgtgtagacacgtaattttttatttttatttattaaatatttcttcTAGGTCTATATTAAATGTTTCCcttttttcatgttattttagtaatttttttttaaagatttggaaactacaaaaaaaatatattcttttaatttaaattataataaataagctagtatttcttaattatatttttagactagctatttgatttttccttatatttttattagttcagcataattacttaatatttttattattatgatttttagggaaaatgcacaagtaccccttcaaTCTACGCTCGAAATTCCAAAGACACACTtaatactatactaaggtcctattagcccctgaacttattttataagtaattttttaccctttttcgacctacgtggcactagcttgaaaaaaaaagtcaatcaacgTTGggtccacaagatagtgccacgtaggcccaAAACaggtataaaattattaataaaataagctcgggggggggggataataggaccatAGTAGAATATAAGTGTGTtactgagatttcgggcataggttaaggtggtatttgtgcattatccctaatttttatattatatNTGTtactgagatttcgggcataggttaaggtggtatttgtgcattatccctaatttttatattatatgtttaacctaaaaaataataacctaAACTACCCACTATCCTAACTCACCTCACATTACCCCACTCCACTACCCATCCTACTCCCCTATATCTGCACCTGAACTCGAAGCTACGATCAGATCCGATTGGATCTGGTCCCATCCGACCCTTGAATAACCATAAGGTAATATGAAAATCCTTAGCAAAGACTTCACACAACACATTAATTGTTGctcatcttgtattcctaagataCTTTGAAtatgtcacgaccggggagcaccccgtagaagtaacatggcgtatttgacctcttggaggtcttatacaagcccatagtcatcattcatcacattttcattggtaaatttagcgaaaaatttaaaactttcttagcacatcatatgctagaacatcatttccaatctatataaaatatcgtaatacatagttaaagactctaagtctctttgccaacttagactcaacatcataagagtacattagggatacgacccttataacataaaacataactaaactatTACATAACTTAAACATAAACTAGACTTAGCAAATCCTTGGAATTAatgattcctttccttgagcttgagaatcacatatcaagcccCTTCATCTTAGAAACATCcatttaagcatccataacctacactttgtgttaaaaggtagagaagaatggtgttagtagaagaatgcactaagtatgacaaccatgaaaaacatgcatttaaaaggaacattttcactttgcctttttgtgaaaacttcataaaaccttgataCAATGAACATCatacaattcacatacttcatataggcatataccATAGTCACATCATTACCCAAAACCTTACATTGCATATAAGACCATTTAGGAaccactttacagtaaccttATTTCCCTTTACAGTAAACTAACCCTTTTTTTACAATGAActcattttcttcttaattcCTTAACCTTCTAAGTAActctctagtgatacttggtgcaatgtatagataatgtCGCATTATactatccacactcaagcatcaccttaaggccactaGGAAATCATACATACAACCTTAATTAACCTAAAACATGCAATCATGGAACCATCTCATATAACAAGACATGTAACTCACATTTGACTCAACATACTTTAAGGACCACATAGAAGAACTCATTACAAGACCATATACAAGTCAAGACTtctaatcatcatcatagtaAGACAATAGGCAACATTAACATAATTTGACTTCACTTCACAAAGTCATAATAGAAACTACTCATAATCTCATTCTAgacctacttgtgcaatgtacatgtgaagtcccataacctcacacatactaaatAAACCTACAAAGAGACTACAACCTTAACATTCACTTCATACACCAACAAGGAAAGcatagacaacttcattcatgccAAGCatgaccttcatcatatagtcattaagaccaacattatgcatatacgATAAAACCatatcatatagactcataccatgcatttcatcacaacaagtagacgaCACTACAATTTCATGCATAAggacataaaaataatcatatacagtagaacaccttcctagaactcccttcaagagctacttgtgcaatgcataggtaaaatCCCATatccccacctacactaagcaacttcccttagtttattctagttagggtccttactttacttccattgttcattttactttaggaaaactatagccttaaccgacactaagaccatgggtgctaaacatgaaatttggtgttgtagagccttacaccaagggaaggtgctctaccttgacaaagtagaacattaacacatgccaACATATTAGGTGAGATaccttgctagatcctatggggcaaccataatttatggaacttggaggtatatatggaaaccctctttatgcctattgaggcattgtagttatcgaCCTCGTGAGTACTATGGTGAACAagccttcccacattgggaaggagCACCCCTCAtctaagttcactcggtgctaagctaagttccctttattgaaaagccattattatcattactttataaaatatagtctTAGGAGATttaacccctcatatgcttagttCATAGGTCATATATGAGATTTCATCAATCTAAATCATGTGaaaaatcctttcacatggacatagcatatgtaaagcacaacctagtttagggtacacatgagaACACCTGTCaagcccctctattgactagattatcatacatgtgtgtgtgtgtacatacatgtgagcaaacctttcacataacacctttagagcacacatattcatactttacTTTGTTCATGCATATAAGACGTGTTCATCACTTAACcataaattcatattcataaaaatagataatcacctaggaactattctatcaaggcacacatgtgcaacgcatggacaaggtcccatacccttgtctatactagtacacctatcaagtcatcccaGTTTAGGGACAGATAACATACTTCATGAACATAtatttacatgcatagtagtagacattagtgcatataagaataaccTTTCATTAGATACTATGAACCTATACTTCTCATaagcatgcatgaagtgtgagtgtgtgtgtacattggtcaacatgatcacctaatgacTACGATAACACCTTGAGGTAGACAACCTCTTAGGAACACAATGCACaaccaagcatagaccacacaacacatactagCATAGGAGACAAAGTAACTACAACACTtccattcaagactcctaacattagctaatcacacattcatataggggtacataggtaagtgGTTCATTGATCATCAATActtcatcaatggaagcacctaaacataaccctaacatagtCATTCACAAGCTTATACATTAacaacacaacctagatcacaactacaATAGAAGACTAGGCATGCTTCACATTTGGTGATTATCACCATCACACCTTCAAAATACAATTGTcttcaaggacatgatcacataacatatataatgaaaataaagtaaacaccgccaccataagtggaccataccacacaataccATACAAAGCCAATCATCTAGTAATTCCATAATAAAGGTAGAGGAATAGAGCAACCTTACCAAATCTCCCTTGCTTTGATCATCAATGATCAATACTCATAATCCATTAATAATACAATTATCGGGCAGTAGCTATAGATAACATAgcataaaaaaatcatacttcaaaATGCCCTAGAATCGAGATATGGTAAGTGCTTCACATTAACAATCAATAGAAAATAGAAGAATATAGGTTAACCTTCAAACcatgatccacatggatcaatttcacataattcacCATTATAGTACATCATAGGAATTATCTAGAGTATAGTAATCATATACGAGATCATGATTCAATCATCATAGAATTAAGGCCATATTATGTACACTACTTCACCAAACTATAGAAGATATAAAAGTATAGGTCAACCTTACCAAAATTCTAAGCCTTGATAATCATTGATAACGCATGaataattcaccatcaatttgAATACAAAACAGTAGCAATAGACAATTcaacatgctagaatcataattcactTAACATAGAACCAAGATCACAATGCCCACTAATAGGATAAATCAAGATTTTAGAtggaacatgggttcataatgAATTGGATTGAATTCACTTTACAATAagtacattatcatcaattcatcatgagaagcttttgaaaacgttttgagaaagaacccatggctagattggaaGATTGGAGGTTTGCTTATGAATTTTCACGAAAACATTAGAAGGAACTTCATAGAAGAAAGGTTGAATAAGGATGAAGGATAATAATACCTCattatagaagaaaaaatatgaaaacttgatgaagaaaccATCACAATCCAATctacaagttgttcttgagcttcatctctaatggtggtttctagagagagtttgGTTTGGTAGGGAAATCTAATTTTGAGAATATGAATTGGGTTTGGGgttttgatcattttaaataacTTAGTATA
Proteins encoded in this window:
- the LOC107023915 gene encoding probable aquaporin PIP2-1; this translates as MTKEVTDFSAKDYTDPPPAPLVDFEELRQWSFYRAIIAEFIATLLFLYVTILTVIGYKHQADVDAGGDVCGGVGILGIAWAFGGMIFILVYCTAGISGGHINPAVTFGLFLARKVSLIRAVLYMVAQCLGAICGVGFVKAFQSAYYNRYGGGVNVMAGGHSKGVGLGAEIIGTFVLVYTVFSATDPKRNARDSHVPVLAPLPIGFAVFMVHLATIPVTGTGINPARSFGAAVIFNGDKAWDEHWIFWVGPFIGAFIAAFYHQFVLRAGAIKALGSFRSNA